Genomic segment of Glutamicibacter sp. JL.03c:
TGGGATTCTGGCCGACAGCATAGGAATTCACTCCCCAGCTGGTCTTGCCATAGACCCACCAGCCCGCAGCCCCGATGAGGATCATCAGCCAGGCCGCCAGCGGGATCCCGAGAAAAACGCTGCCGCGGGCAGCCTCGAAGAAGCCGCCGGATACGGCGATCTTCAGGTTCTGGCTGAAGACCAGTTCCAGCGAAGCGGCCACGCCCATGGTGGCCAAGGTCGCCAGCAGCGGGCGCAGCCCCAAGGTCACCGAGATCCCGTTGATCACGCCGATCGCGGTAGCCACCAGCACCCCGTAGAGCACCGCTATCAAGCCCGGGGTGCCGGCGGCGGCAGCCAGCGCAGTCACGGTGCCGGCCAGTCCTGCCACCGCTGAGGTGGACAGGTCGATGCCGCCGTTCAGCACATCATCGCCGCCGGCGATAATCACGATCGCGAGCCCCACCCCGGCAATGCCGAAGACCGAAGCCTGGGTCAGGATGGTGGCGATATTCGATGCCGTCAGGAAAAATGGCGAGCCGACAACGAAGAGCAGCAGGACCGCGGCGATCCCGGCGTAGCCGATCCAGGCGGCCAGGCCCGGTTTCGTACCGCGCGCGCTGCGCGCGCTCGCCTCGTTGGCGGGAGCAATGGCGGTGCTCATGCGTTCACCTCTTCTCGTGGTGTTCCGGTTCCTTGGCCGCTGGAGGCCAACTGCAAGATGCGTTCGGTGCTCGCTTCGGCGCAGGACAGCTCGGCGATGACCCGGCCTCGATACAACACCAGCACCCGATCGGCCATCCCCGCGACTTCTTCCAGGTCAACGCTGACCATCAATGCGGCCGCGCCGTCGTCGACCAGCTGGTTGATCTGCGCGTAGATCTGCGCGCGGCTGCCCACGTCCACGCCCGAGGTGGGCTGGTCCAGCACCAGCACATCGGATCCCCTGGCCAGCCAGCGGGCCAGCACGGCTTTCTGCTGGTTGCCGCCGGAGAGGCCCGCAGCCACGGCTTCGGGATCACCCGGGCGGATATCCAGGCGCTGCACCAGTTCGCTGGCCGCCGCACGCTCCTTGCGCGCGTCGAGCAGCCCGAGCCGGCGTCCGAGTGTGCGCAGGCTGGCCGCGGCGATATTCTCGCGCACGGTGTTGCGCAGGAAGATGCCATCGCGATGCCGGTTCGATGGGACATAGGCGCCGGCGCGGGCGACAAAGTCCGCCGCCGATTTCACCGGGCGGCCATGCAATACCACGGTTCCGGCGTGCGGATGGTTCCCGGTCACCGCATCGGCCAGCACCTCGATCCCCGATCCCACCAGCCCGGTCACTGCCACGATTTCCCCGGGTGCCACCGAGAAATTGATTTCCTCCAGCTTCCCGGCGACCGCCACACCCGAGAGCTCCAGGGCAGGCTCCCCCGGCGTGGGAGGCGCCTCGCGCTTCTGATGCGAGAACTCGTCGACCTGGCTGCCCAGCATCAAGCCGATGACATCCTCGATGCTGTCACCGGCGGCGAAACTGGCGTCGCCGGCATTCTTGCCGTTGCGCAGCACCGTGATCCGGTCGGCAATCTGCTGCAGTTCCTGCAGATAGTGGGAGATGAAGATGAGGCCCACCCCGCGATCACGCAGATGCCGGATCGTGCCGAAGAGCTGTTCCACCTCGTCATTGGCCAGCGGCGCGGTCGGCTCATCGAGGATCAGCACCTTGGGCTCTGCCAGTACCGCGCGGGCGATCTGGATCAGCTGCTGCTGGGCAACGCTCAGCTCGTCAACGAAGACCGAGGCATCCAGTTCCTGGCCGGTGGTGCGCAGGATATCGGCTCGCGCCGACTCCTGCACGGTGCGCTCATGGCGCCAAAGCCCGCGGCTTGTGCTCGTGCCCAGGTACAGCTGCTCGGCTACGGTCAGGCGTCCGGCCAGGTGGCGGTCCTGGTGGATCACCTCGATGCCCAGAGCTTCTGCATCGGCGGGGCGGCGGATCTGCACGGCTTTGCCAGCCAGTTCGATGTGGCCGGTATCCAGGGTGTACAGGCCCGTGAGAATCTTGATCAGCGTGGACTTGCCGGCACCGTTTTCGCCCACGAGGCCCAGGACTTCCCCGGCTCGAAGCTGCAGGTGGACATCATCGAGCACCTTGACGTTGCCAAAAGATTTATTGATCCCGGCCATGCTCAGCAAGTCATTAGATGCCGTTGTCATTGCGCACCTGATTCACGTTGTCCTTGTCGACAAAAATCGGCTCGGCATAGCTGGTGCTCGGGACCTGATCGGTTTGCCCATCGAGGAACAGGGCG
This window contains:
- a CDS encoding ABC transporter permease; the encoded protein is MSTAIAPANEASARSARGTKPGLAAWIGYAGIAAVLLLFVVGSPFFLTASNIATILTQASVFGIAGVGLAIVIIAGGDDVLNGGIDLSTSAVAGLAGTVTALAAAAGTPGLIAVLYGVLVATAIGVINGISVTLGLRPLLATLATMGVAASLELVFSQNLKIAVSGGFFEAARGSVFLGIPLAAWLMILIGAAGWWVYGKTSWGVNSYAVGQNPTAAQVAGLDPRRYRLASYVLSSALAGLAGTLLVARLSAAVPGIGTQILLDIILVAYMSMIFSRRRLVSVAGTVLAAVFVAALDNGLTLLGVASQWVGAAKGLLILLVLASVTLRGRKNR
- a CDS encoding sugar ABC transporter ATP-binding protein; the protein is MTTASNDLLSMAGINKSFGNVKVLDDVHLQLRAGEVLGLVGENGAGKSTLIKILTGLYTLDTGHIELAGKAVQIRRPADAEALGIEVIHQDRHLAGRLTVAEQLYLGTSTSRGLWRHERTVQESARADILRTTGQELDASVFVDELSVAQQQLIQIARAVLAEPKVLILDEPTAPLANDEVEQLFGTIRHLRDRGVGLIFISHYLQELQQIADRITVLRNGKNAGDASFAAGDSIEDVIGLMLGSQVDEFSHQKREAPPTPGEPALELSGVAVAGKLEEINFSVAPGEIVAVTGLVGSGIEVLADAVTGNHPHAGTVVLHGRPVKSAADFVARAGAYVPSNRHRDGIFLRNTVRENIAAASLRTLGRRLGLLDARKERAAASELVQRLDIRPGDPEAVAAGLSGGNQQKAVLARWLARGSDVLVLDQPTSGVDVGSRAQIYAQINQLVDDGAAALMVSVDLEEVAGMADRVLVLYRGRVIAELSCAEASTERILQLASSGQGTGTPREEVNA